A part of Melittangium boletus DSM 14713 genomic DNA contains:
- a CDS encoding M16 family metallopeptidase, which yields MSFTYHRDVLSNGLRVVTVETPHLHTALLAVYVRTGSRHETHLTNGVSHFLEHLFFRGSEGWPDTVRMNSAVEEVGGNLNGVTTRDHGYYYTPLHPAHLDVGMAILGDMLTRPRLTDMEVERNIILEEMLDEVDEKGRDIDIDNLSKRALFPDHPLAFKIAGTRESVSQLTHPQVLEHFARHYVTGNLVVTAAGRVQREQVLELVERHFARLPHGPQSQDIPPPPTPRGPRLHVVTHDEAQTEFRLSFRTVPEHHPDWPALQLLRRFLDDGLSSRLPFEIVEKRGLAYSVHASLEAFHDAGIFEIEAASAPERASLVVAETFRVLGELASQTVAEEELTRAKRRHRMLLEFSQDAPGELSGWFGGTELFRLPESFGRRADLVDETSAERVRDVARRYFARDNLTVVAVGQRKGIRALEKVVDASEGLPSAI from the coding sequence ATGAGCTTCACCTACCACCGCGACGTGCTGTCCAACGGCCTGCGTGTCGTCACCGTCGAGACTCCTCACCTGCACACCGCCCTGCTCGCGGTGTACGTGCGCACCGGCAGCCGCCATGAGACGCACCTCACCAACGGCGTCAGCCACTTCCTCGAGCACCTCTTCTTCCGGGGCTCCGAGGGCTGGCCCGACACCGTGCGGATGAACTCCGCCGTGGAGGAGGTGGGCGGCAACCTCAATGGCGTCACCACGCGCGATCACGGCTACTACTACACCCCCCTGCACCCCGCGCACCTGGACGTGGGCATGGCCATCCTCGGCGACATGCTCACCCGCCCCCGGCTCACCGACATGGAGGTGGAGCGCAACATCATCCTCGAGGAGATGCTCGACGAGGTGGACGAGAAGGGCCGGGACATCGACATCGACAACCTGTCCAAGCGCGCGCTCTTCCCGGACCACCCCCTGGCCTTCAAGATCGCCGGCACGCGCGAGTCCGTCTCCCAGCTCACCCACCCGCAGGTGCTCGAGCACTTCGCGCGCCACTATGTCACCGGCAACCTGGTGGTGACGGCCGCGGGCCGGGTCCAGCGCGAGCAGGTGCTCGAGCTCGTGGAGCGGCACTTCGCCCGGCTGCCCCACGGCCCCCAGAGCCAGGACATTCCCCCGCCCCCCACGCCCCGGGGCCCGCGCCTGCACGTCGTCACCCACGACGAAGCCCAGACGGAGTTCCGCCTGAGCTTCCGCACCGTGCCCGAGCACCACCCAGACTGGCCCGCCCTGCAACTGCTCCGTCGATTTCTCGACGATGGCCTGTCGTCCCGGCTGCCCTTCGAAATCGTCGAGAAGCGGGGGCTCGCCTACTCCGTCCATGCCTCGCTGGAGGCCTTCCACGACGCGGGCATCTTCGAGATCGAGGCGGCGAGCGCACCGGAGCGGGCCTCGCTCGTCGTGGCGGAGACCTTCCGGGTGCTGGGGGAGTTGGCCAGTCAGACCGTGGCCGAGGAAGAGCTGACACGTGCCAAACGGCGCCACCGGATGCTGCTGGAATTTTCCCAGGACGCCCCCGGGGAGCTGTCCGGATGGTTTGGCGGCACGGAACTCTTCCGCCTTCCTGAATCCTTCGGCCGGCGCGCGGACCTGGTGGACGAAACCAGCGCCGAGCGGGTGCGCGACGTGGCCCGGCGCTACTTCGCCCGGGACAACCTCACCGTGGTGGCGGTGGGACAGCGCAAGGGAATCAGGGCCTTGGAGAAGGTAGTGGACGCCTCGGAAGGCCTGCCATCCGCCATCTGA
- a CDS encoding sensor histidine kinase, which translates to MKLSLATRIFLGYAVVLVTFGAVSLFSVAELHRNQLEIRLVSQGYLQLSQDAAALESFHTNQEKDTERILEEPSAETRRGFIRLARLYVPSLMTERLREAQDRAREVRGLAPAGEVRFVMDLESRLAELSLRAQSYGRAAEAVFTVLAREAPAPDEVARVGAELRQQETAIGRDIRFLRAVLNNRIRERVDGAEERERRTGLAIITLSVLAIIVGLVATAWSARTLRPVRTLIEAVSRIGRGDYSAQLGVAGEDEVAVLAREFDAMARSLQAREAQLKAQAEALMRAEQLAAVGRISAQVAHEVRNPLSSIGLNVELMQDAFAHATFDSPAEAHEAREILGAVTREVDRLTEVTEQYLRMARPPRPSLEPTDVTEVLASVLDFSREELERAGVEVVRELSPANPRALADEGQLRQVFLNLLRNAREAMLDGGRLTITTQAHAREVEVSLRDTGHGMSEAVRAHLFEPFFSTKEDGTGLGLAVCQQILKAHGGELSCQSAPGQGTTFFVRLPRA; encoded by the coding sequence ATGAAGCTCTCGCTCGCCACCCGCATCTTCCTGGGCTACGCGGTGGTGCTCGTCACCTTTGGCGCGGTGTCGCTCTTCAGCGTGGCGGAGCTGCACCGCAACCAACTGGAAATCCGCCTGGTCAGCCAGGGCTACCTACAGTTGTCCCAGGACGCCGCCGCGCTCGAGTCCTTCCACACCAACCAGGAGAAGGACACCGAGCGCATCCTCGAGGAGCCCAGCGCGGAGACCCGGCGGGGCTTCATCCGGCTGGCCCGGCTCTACGTCCCCTCCCTCATGACGGAGCGCCTGCGCGAGGCCCAGGACCGGGCCCGGGAAGTCCGGGGGCTGGCTCCCGCGGGCGAGGTGCGCTTCGTGATGGACCTGGAGTCGCGCCTGGCGGAGCTGTCCCTGCGCGCCCAGTCCTACGGGCGAGCGGCGGAGGCCGTCTTCACCGTGCTCGCCCGCGAGGCCCCCGCCCCGGACGAGGTGGCGCGCGTCGGCGCCGAGCTGCGCCAGCAGGAGACCGCCATCGGCCGCGACATCCGCTTCCTGCGCGCCGTGCTCAACAACCGCATCCGCGAGCGCGTGGACGGGGCCGAGGAGCGGGAGCGCAGGACGGGTCTGGCCATCATCACCCTGTCCGTGCTGGCCATCATCGTGGGCCTCGTCGCCACCGCCTGGTCGGCGCGCACGCTGCGCCCGGTGCGCACCCTCATCGAGGCCGTGTCCCGCATCGGCCGCGGCGACTACAGCGCCCAGCTCGGCGTGGCGGGCGAGGACGAGGTGGCGGTGCTCGCCCGGGAATTCGACGCCATGGCCCGCTCGCTCCAGGCGCGCGAGGCCCAGCTCAAGGCCCAGGCCGAGGCCCTCATGCGCGCCGAGCAGCTGGCCGCCGTGGGCCGCATCTCCGCCCAGGTGGCCCACGAGGTGCGCAACCCCCTGTCCTCCATCGGACTCAACGTGGAGCTCATGCAGGACGCCTTCGCGCATGCCACCTTCGACTCGCCCGCCGAGGCGCACGAGGCCCGCGAAATCCTCGGCGCCGTCACCCGCGAGGTGGACCGGCTCACCGAGGTCACCGAGCAATACCTGCGCATGGCCCGCCCCCCGCGCCCCAGCCTCGAGCCCACGGACGTCACCGAGGTGCTCGCCAGCGTGCTGGACTTCTCGCGCGAGGAGCTGGAGCGCGCCGGCGTGGAGGTCGTCCGCGAGCTGTCCCCGGCCAACCCCCGCGCCCTCGCCGACGAGGGACAGCTGCGCCAGGTCTTCCTCAACCTCCTGCGCAACGCGCGCGAGGCCATGCTCGACGGCGGCCGGCTCACCATCACCACCCAGGCCCACGCGCGCGAGGTGGAAGTCTCCCTGCGCGACACCGGCCACGGCATGAGCGAGGCCGTGCGCGCCCACCTCTTCGAGCCCTTCTTCTCCACCAAGGAGGACGGCACGGGCCTCGGCCTCGCCGTCTGCCAGCAGATCCTCAAGGCCCACGGCGGCGAGCTCTCGTGCCAGAGCGCACCCGGCCAGGGCACCACCTTCTTCGTCAGGCTTCCCCGCGCATGA
- a CDS encoding class I SAM-dependent DNA methyltransferase, with the protein MNSSLLDWRARLEACGVDEARDVPPSLGAQLLRSWREPLAAEAALREHLEQQPEDKDALKTLIAVLRELGRGDEEVPLRRQLQERRCRDLGVPEAERDAVIAYLEAAETGSTPPERSASAYVAALFDLYAPSFDDSLRGLLAYRAPERLMEAVQSALGPRSALDVLDLGCGTGLAGPLLRPLARRLEGIDLSPRMLDKARERHLYDSLRAGEITAELGISSSRYDLIVAVDVLVYFGALERVFALGARRLAPGGLFAFTVEKSREPGYQLQPSARYAHHLDYVRRCAHATGLHPVVEREETLRRQAGQPVTGHVIVLAGP; encoded by the coding sequence ATGAACTCCTCCCTCCTGGATTGGCGTGCGCGACTGGAAGCGTGTGGCGTCGACGAGGCCCGGGACGTGCCCCCCAGCCTGGGCGCCCAGCTCCTGCGCTCGTGGCGCGAGCCCCTGGCCGCCGAGGCCGCGCTGCGCGAGCACCTGGAGCAGCAACCCGAGGACAAGGACGCCCTCAAGACGCTCATCGCCGTGCTGCGGGAGCTGGGCCGGGGCGACGAGGAAGTCCCCTTGCGCCGCCAGCTCCAGGAGCGTCGCTGCCGTGACCTGGGCGTGCCCGAGGCCGAGCGCGACGCGGTGATCGCCTACCTGGAGGCGGCCGAGACCGGGAGCACGCCACCGGAACGCTCGGCCAGTGCGTACGTGGCCGCGCTGTTCGACCTCTACGCGCCGAGCTTCGACGACAGCCTGCGCGGCCTGCTCGCCTACCGCGCCCCCGAGCGCCTCATGGAGGCCGTCCAGTCCGCGCTCGGACCCCGGAGCGCGCTGGACGTGCTGGACCTGGGCTGCGGCACGGGGCTCGCCGGCCCCCTGCTCCGGCCCCTGGCCCGCCGCCTGGAGGGAATCGACCTGTCCCCGCGCATGCTCGACAAGGCGCGGGAACGACACCTGTACGACTCGCTCCGGGCGGGGGAAATCACCGCGGAGCTGGGCATCTCCTCCTCCCGGTACGATCTCATCGTCGCCGTGGACGTGCTCGTCTACTTCGGCGCGCTGGAGAGGGTCTTCGCCCTCGGGGCCCGGCGGCTCGCTCCCGGCGGCCTGTTCGCGTTCACCGTGGAGAAGAGCCGCGAGCCCGGCTACCAGCTCCAACCGAGCGCGCGCTATGCCCACCACCTCGACTACGTGAGGCGGTGCGCCCACGCGACGGGCCTGCACCCGGTGGTGGAGCGCGAGGAGACGCTGCGCCGCCAGGCGGGCCAACCCGTCACGGGCCATGTGATAGTGCTGGCCGGACCCTGA
- a CDS encoding DUF2378 family protein, with protein MSQKEPVVFSQVVESLFKLVEKERFDSDKRKRLKAIGIDLDQPFLVAYSVPTWFGAVGVCAEILYPDLPIEQARYRIGRELVDTFGRTGMGRAVFVMFRMLGWASSLSRITRGLQSGTNFLSAQTRFLPNGSLEVSFEVQPEFHAALGAQSGIDPYFMNGNMDGMMALVGAPFHPGVLQPREPSSQRAVYVLRRK; from the coding sequence TTGAGCCAGAAAGAGCCCGTGGTCTTCAGCCAGGTGGTCGAGTCCCTCTTCAAGCTCGTCGAGAAGGAACGGTTCGACTCGGACAAGCGCAAGCGGCTCAAGGCCATTGGCATCGATCTGGACCAGCCCTTCCTCGTCGCCTACTCCGTCCCCACGTGGTTTGGCGCCGTGGGGGTGTGCGCGGAAATCCTCTACCCCGACCTGCCCATCGAGCAGGCGCGCTACCGCATTGGCCGCGAGCTCGTGGATACCTTTGGCCGGACGGGAATGGGCCGGGCCGTGTTCGTGATGTTCCGGATGCTCGGCTGGGCCAGCTCCCTCTCGCGCATCACCCGGGGGCTCCAGTCCGGAACCAACTTCCTGTCGGCCCAGACGCGCTTCCTGCCGAATGGCTCGCTCGAGGTGAGCTTCGAGGTGCAGCCCGAGTTCCACGCCGCGCTCGGGGCCCAGTCGGGCATCGACCCGTACTTCATGAACGGCAACATGGATGGGATGATGGCCCTGGTCGGTGCCCCCTTCCATCCCGGGGTGTTGCAGCCCCGGGAGCCCAGCTCCCAGCGGGCCGTCTATGTGCTGCGCCGCAAGTAA